The following are encoded together in the Iodobacter fluviatilis genome:
- a CDS encoding arylamine N-acetyltransferase family protein, with protein sequence MTWLDHYLKRLSLTSWPTLDQAGLALLQRRHVESIAFGNVDILLGNIPKLNHDALVEKLLVQGRPGYCYEINTLFASLLNHLGLMAKLHMARVLLNKEPVHERPRSHLIITIEQEGQTWLLDAGFGGGGICEHIPLQAGVVFDQDIDRYRLLPEQTSSGWYLQREINGEWNHLYWFDLSTAYLADCHVGNHYAATASESIFLRDLMVTRIDGLQRLVLHNKRFSIRSKTESNLKIISTVDELHNILDHYFGFAVQLEQAELLFKMGDYKT encoded by the coding sequence ATGACTTGGCTTGATCATTATTTAAAGCGTCTTTCACTCACCAGCTGGCCAACGCTCGATCAAGCAGGGCTCGCCCTTTTGCAACGGCGGCACGTCGAATCGATTGCATTTGGCAATGTTGATATATTGCTGGGAAATATCCCAAAACTAAATCATGACGCTTTAGTTGAAAAACTATTAGTACAAGGCCGCCCAGGATATTGCTACGAGATTAATACGCTATTTGCATCGCTGCTAAATCATTTAGGTTTAATGGCTAAACTGCATATGGCGCGAGTTTTACTCAATAAAGAGCCTGTGCATGAACGGCCCAGATCGCATTTAATTATTACCATAGAGCAAGAAGGGCAAACGTGGCTATTAGATGCGGGCTTTGGTGGAGGCGGTATTTGCGAGCATATCCCATTGCAAGCAGGCGTAGTTTTTGATCAGGACATTGATCGATATCGCTTATTGCCAGAGCAAACATCTAGCGGCTGGTATTTGCAGCGCGAAATAAATGGTGAGTGGAATCATTTATATTGGTTTGATTTAAGCACGGCTTATCTGGCAGATTGCCATGTGGGTAATCATTATGCTGCAACAGCAAGTGAATCCATATTTTTGCGTGATTTGATGGTCACGCGTATTGACGGCTTGCAACGCTTAGTGCTGCATAACAAGCGATTTAGTATTCGTAGTAAAACGGAAAGCAATTTAAAAATAATATCGACTGTAGATGAGCTGCACAATATTCTTGATCATTATTTTGGTTTTGCTGTGCAGCTTGAGCAGGCAGAGTTGCTTTTTAAGATGGGTGATTATAAAACCTAA
- a CDS encoding AAA family ATPase: protein MATVHIVFGQQGAGKTTYARELADREQGTRFSIDEWMGELYGPDIPKPISFPWIMERVQRCEKRIWAVAADVAQRGGNVILDLGFMKIEDRSRFITLAEARRLPVRTHYVTAPLALRRDRVLSRNVNKSETFSFEVTPEMFDFMEAQFQAPTNSESAKCIVFDTQ from the coding sequence ATGGCAACAGTTCACATAGTCTTTGGCCAGCAAGGCGCAGGCAAGACGACATACGCTCGGGAGCTCGCTGACCGCGAGCAAGGCACTCGCTTCTCGATTGATGAATGGATGGGCGAACTATACGGGCCAGATATTCCGAAACCAATCAGCTTCCCTTGGATCATGGAGCGTGTTCAACGCTGCGAAAAACGAATTTGGGCAGTTGCTGCTGATGTGGCGCAACGCGGCGGAAACGTCATCCTCGATCTTGGCTTCATGAAAATCGAAGATAGGTCGAGGTTCATCACGCTTGCGGAGGCAAGACGGCTTCCTGTGCGCACTCATTACGTAACCGCACCTCTTGCGCTTCGCAGAGATCGTGTCCTTTCCAGAAATGTCAATAAAAGTGAAACATTTTCCTTTGAGGTCACGCCTGAAATGTTCGACTTCATGGAAGCTCAGTTCCAGGCCCCTACGAATAGTGAGTCAGCGAAATGTATCGTTTTCGATACGCAGTAA